The Urbifossiella limnaea genome has a window encoding:
- a CDS encoding IS701 family transposase gives MNAARSTAEDYIQFLIASPVVVSATEAARVQPDRPAAPAHDSFTRLLHRLEPDPEALWAEVRPLIGRGTGVLVIDDSTLDKPRAKHIGLVAHHWSGNHHAVVRGINLITALWSDGDRVYPCDYRVYHKDGDGKTKNDHFADLLVAARDRGLRPRAVLFDGWYASVENLKRVRDFGWVFVTRFKGNRKVRIDHGETMALDRQPIAGSGTVVWVPGYGEVRVFRVVAPDGDTTHWATNDLGMDEPMRLVFGELSWGIEEYHRGLKQYTGVERCQVRAARGQRNHIGCAIRAFVRLEYHRFTTGVSWFAAKWAVIRDAVRAYLEHPLYRLPDPITA, from the coding sequence ATGAACGCCGCCCGCTCGACCGCCGAGGACTACATCCAGTTTCTCATCGCCTCGCCGGTCGTGGTCTCGGCCACCGAGGCCGCCCGGGTCCAGCCGGATCGCCCGGCGGCACCGGCCCACGACTCGTTCACCCGACTCCTCCACCGCCTCGAGCCCGACCCCGAGGCCCTGTGGGCCGAGGTCCGGCCGCTGATCGGGCGGGGGACCGGGGTGCTGGTCATCGACGACTCGACCCTGGACAAGCCGCGGGCCAAGCACATCGGGCTGGTCGCCCACCACTGGTCCGGGAACCACCACGCCGTGGTCCGGGGGATCAACCTGATCACCGCCCTGTGGTCGGACGGGGATCGGGTGTACCCGTGCGACTACCGGGTGTACCACAAGGACGGGGACGGGAAGACCAAGAACGACCACTTCGCGGACCTGCTGGTGGCGGCCCGGGACCGGGGCCTCCGCCCCCGGGCGGTGCTGTTCGACGGGTGGTATGCGAGCGTCGAGAACCTCAAGCGGGTCCGGGACTTCGGGTGGGTGTTCGTGACCCGGTTCAAGGGGAACCGGAAGGTGCGAATCGACCACGGGGAGACGATGGCGTTGGACCGCCAGCCGATCGCCGGGTCGGGGACGGTGGTGTGGGTGCCGGGGTACGGGGAGGTGCGGGTGTTTCGGGTGGTCGCCCCAGACGGCGACACGACGCACTGGGCCACCAACGACCTCGGGATGGACGAGCCGATGCGGCTCGTGTTCGGCGAGTTGTCGTGGGGGATCGAGGAGTACCACCGGGGGCTGAAGCAGTACACCGGGGTCGAGCGGTGCCAGGTCCGGGCGGCGCGCGGGCAGCGGAACCACATCGGTTGTGCGATCCGCGCGTTCGTCCGGCTGGAGTACCATCGGTTCACCACCGGGGTGAGTTGGTTCGCCGCCAAGTGGGCCGTCATCCGGGACGCCGTCCGCGCGTACCTCGAACACCCGCTCTACCGTCTGCCAGACCCGATAACTGCGTAA
- a CDS encoding ISAzo13-like element transposase-related protein, with product MAARPSLGDNLRHLLPEFTAGDPMRDGVLWTNLSLRELSRRLAAMGTPASRRTIRRALRALKIGRRTARKKKSMGHHPDRNAQFENIADLRRGYEAAGDPVISVDTKKKELLGNFHRGGETYTSQTVETFDHDFPRAGSGKLIPHGIFDVARNHASIVSVR from the coding sequence ATGGCGGCCCGACCGTCCCTCGGCGACAACCTCCGGCACCTGCTCCCGGAGTTCACCGCCGGGGACCCGATGCGGGACGGCGTACTCTGGACCAACTTGTCGCTGCGGGAACTGTCGCGGCGGTTGGCGGCGATGGGCACCCCGGCCAGTCGCCGGACGATCCGGCGGGCGTTGCGGGCCCTCAAGATCGGCCGCCGGACGGCCCGCAAGAAGAAGTCGATGGGCCACCACCCCGACCGGAACGCCCAGTTCGAGAACATCGCGGACCTCCGGCGGGGGTACGAGGCGGCCGGCGACCCGGTGATCAGCGTGGACACGAAGAAGAAGGAACTGCTGGGGAACTTCCACCGCGGCGGGGAGACGTATACGTCCCAGACGGTGGAGACCTTCGACCACGACTTCCCCCGGGCCGGGTCCGGCAAGCTGATCCCCCACGGCATCTTCGACGTGGCCCGCAACCACGCGTCCATCGTAAGCGTCCGGTGA
- the tnpB gene encoding IS66 family insertion sequence element accessory protein TnpB (TnpB, as the term is used for proteins encoded by IS66 family insertion elements, is considered an accessory protein, since TnpC, encoded by a neighboring gene, is a DDE family transposase.) encodes MLTVPPTTKLWFAAAVDLRLGFDGLAGLVRTQLAADPLSGHLFVFTNRSANRVKVQYWGGHGLCLWCQRLEAGRYHFPEATAAGIELTAAQFAMILDGIDLSRVRRFKRFEAPTRA; translated from the coding sequence GTGCTGACCGTCCCGCCCACCACCAAGCTCTGGTTCGCGGCCGCCGTCGATCTGCGGCTCGGGTTCGACGGGCTGGCCGGCCTGGTCCGCACCCAGCTCGCCGCCGACCCCTTGAGCGGACACCTGTTCGTCTTCACCAATCGATCCGCGAACCGCGTCAAAGTCCAGTACTGGGGCGGCCACGGCCTCTGCCTCTGGTGTCAGCGGCTGGAAGCCGGGCGGTATCACTTCCCCGAAGCCACCGCCGCCGGGATCGAGCTGACCGCCGCCCAGTTCGCCATGATCCTCGACGGCATCGACCTGTCCCGCGTCCGCCGGTTCAAGCGGTTCGAGGCGCCGACCCGGGCGTGA
- the tnpA gene encoding IS66 family insertion sequence element accessory protein TnpA, producing the protein MPDVPTHSPYDPAATRRWVERLGRFAAGDLTVAGFCAAEGVSESNFYLWRRRLGQPPTPASNRPTVVRLRVTPPHTPPTPIELVLPSGAALCFPPDARPELVVAVVRGVEGRPC; encoded by the coding sequence GTGCCCGACGTGCCCACCCACTCCCCGTATGACCCGGCCGCCACCCGGCGGTGGGTCGAACGCCTCGGCCGGTTCGCGGCCGGCGACCTCACCGTCGCCGGGTTCTGCGCCGCCGAGGGCGTGTCCGAGTCCAACTTCTACCTGTGGCGGCGACGCCTCGGACAACCACCCACGCCCGCCTCAAACCGACCGACGGTCGTGCGCCTCCGGGTCACACCACCCCACACGCCCCCGACGCCCATCGAACTGGTCCTCCCGTCGGGAGCCGCCCTCTGCTTCCCGCCCGACGCCCGCCCGGAACTCGTCGTCGCCGTCGTCCGCGGGGTGGAGGGCCGGCCGTGCTGA